A genome region from Pygocentrus nattereri isolate fPygNat1 chromosome 6, fPygNat1.pri, whole genome shotgun sequence includes the following:
- the ifngr2 gene encoding interferon gamma receptor 2 precursor codes for MDFGYWKTPLISFLFVLIFHSAWSTNLSAPKLKEVSSSVLSWEPSKVNNVTYTVQYRADPGQEWHYLCGCNQPQFSFADGDFYGKIFRVRAERGNQTTVWQESVKIQCRHTDACAPLLNLTIKNYKVLLWMDDKDETLKKEFGGHITFRALYWKETSASDKQELDASGKTLLIEELEAGQKYCFNVVYVVYNKPYGSPSRVLCEVIPETPTVQNLRIIISGVLINAGLMVFGCCLYFVYKNYKRIKTFLQPPLDIPEHIEEFFSGEFPHHEFVCIGSEELESNGLITLVPEQIREEEEGGSDGRENSISPDIAK; via the exons ATGGATTTTGGATATTGGAAAACCCCGTTAATCTCATTTTTGTTCGTACTGATTTTTCACAGCG catgGTCGACTAATCTGTCAGCACCAAAACTTAAAGAAGTCAGTTCATCAGTGTTGTCATGGGAACCTTCGAAAGTCAACAACGTGACGTATACTGTTCAGTACAGAGC GGATCCTGGGCAAGAGTGGCACTACTTGTGTGGATGTAATCAGCCGCAGTTCAGCTTTGCAGATGGAGATTTCTATGGAAAGATATTTCGCGTTCGAGCAGAGAGAGGAAACCAAACTACAGTTTGGCAGGAGTCAGTTAAGATCCAGTGCAGACACA CTGATGCATGTGCTCCCCTACTCAACCTGACAATAAAGAACTACAAGGTGCTTCTGTGGATGGACGATAAAGACGAGACCCTGAAGAAGGAGTTTGGAGGCCACATCACCTTCAGAGCTTTGTACTGGAAAGAAACAAGTGCCTCTGATAAACAG GAGCTTGATGCGAGTGGCAAGACCCTGCTAATAGAGGAACTTGAGGCAGGACAGAAATACTGCTTTAATGTTGTGTATGTGGTTTATAATAAGCCCTATGGAAGTCCCAGCCGTGTGCTATGTGAAGTCATCCCTGAAACAC cTACAGTGCAAAACCTTCGGATTATCATATCGGGCGTGCTAATAAATGCGGGATTGATGGTTTTTGGATGTTGCTTATACTTTGTTTACAAGAATTATAAGAGAATAAAGACATTTCTTCAGCCACCTCTGGATATTCCTGAGCACATTGAAGAG tTTTTTTCCGGAGAGTTCCCTCACCACGAATTTGTTTGTATCGGCAGCGAAGAACTAGAATCGAATGGCCTTATAACTTTAGTTCCGGAACAGAtcagagaagaggaagagggcgGAAGTGATGGAAGGGAAAATTCAATCTCTCCTGACATTGCGAAGTAG